Proteins co-encoded in one Oreochromis aureus strain Israel breed Guangdong linkage group 3, ZZ_aureus, whole genome shotgun sequence genomic window:
- the LOC120439471 gene encoding uncharacterized protein LOC120439471, with protein MSNIIDLAVSVNKSDENGLRAEHFKKIDVNLNEGVQGNAIYLWYKTGDCAAITRIQFSFNKEMAKGLISAGFHKIDKNLNSGSRGDESYLWYKKDTTDYDVPIQKLDVTTEWSDEAQKFKNGWEKLAFDLNHGAGGKPVYLWVERVKPTYICDIDARPASNVDGDLFNKGYIRMDENNTGGKVFIWYRQTTDPKLAIKVLELSVNKDEYDNYQNQDYKPVAQDLQEGSQPNEVFLWYKKDDCSKSPIKIITVISKSAKELYQNVGMDVIEKPFIRGSCACDSSYLCFLH; from the coding sequence ATGTCCAACATCATTGACCTTGCTGTGTCTGTAAATAAAAGTGATGAGAATGGGCTTCGTGCAGAGCACTTCAAGAAAATTGATGTTAATCTGAATGAAGGAGTCCAAGGAAATGCCATCTACCTTTGGTACAAAACGGGCGACTGTGCAGCCATCACCAGGATTCAATTTTCATTCAATAAAGAGATGGCAAAGGGCCTGATCTCTGCTGGCTTCCACAAGATTGACAAAAACCTCAACTCTGGATCGCGTGGAGATGAGAGCTACCTGTGGTACAAAAAAGACACCACAGACTATGATGTTCCCATCCAGAAGCTTGATGTCACTACGGAATGGTCAGATGAAGCTCAGAAGTTTAAAAATGGCTGGGAGAAACTGGCCTTTGACCTGAACCATGGTGCTGGAGGAAAGCCAGTCTACCTGTGGGTGGAGAGAGTGAAGCCAACGTACATCTGTGACATTGATGCCAGGCCTGCCTCTAATGTAGATGGTGACTTATTCAACAAAGGTTACATCCGAATGGATGAAAACAACACAGGGGGAAAAGTCTTCATCTGGTACCGTCAGACCACTGACCCTAAGCTGGCCATCAAAGTTCTGGAACTCTCCGTCAACAAGGATGAGTATGACAACTATCAAAATCAAGACTATAAACCAGTGGCCCAGGATCTACAAGAGGGAAGCCAACCTAACGAGGTGTTCCTGTGGTACAAGAAAGATGACTGCTCCAAAAGCCCCATCAAGATCATCACTGTGATCAGCAAAAGCGCTAAGGAGCTGTATCAGAATGTCGGAATGGACGTCATTGAAAAGCCCTTCATCAGAGGAAGCTGTGCCTGTGATAGCAGTTACCTGTGTTTCCTCCACTGA
- the LOC116310545 gene encoding uncharacterized protein LOC116310545, giving the protein MALQEISVIFTHRPSAFSAAVLLLTLVLCRGSFVVDVTQSSYQAEENHNITLEWTFTTKPDTSISALRISCYLNIDQTYSTLYFLRGGVEFSESQDEKFSGRVQSDKDALREGRIRLQLSRLRTEDSGLYLCEVDTGYGRGYNSCRVTVSKSKPEKDETSQQRGSLQPPNLNDETRRQGGIVIAVFFCISVFPWGFMLYHNCREHRRTSSRKNTSS; this is encoded by the exons ATGGCTCTTCAGGAGATCAGTGTGATCTTCACACACAGACCCTCGGCCttctctgctgctgtgctgcttcTAACACTCGTCCTCTGCAGAG GATCATTTGTAGTGGATGTGACACAGAGCTCCTATCAGGCAGAGGAGAACCACAACATCACACTGGAGTGGACGTTCACCACCAAACCAGACACGTCCATCTCAGCACTGAGGATCTCCTGTTACCTGAATATTGATCAAACATACTCAACTCTGTATTTTCTTCGTGGTGGTGTCGAGTTCTCAGAGTCTCAGGATGAAAAGTTTTCAGGACGAGTCCAGAGTGACAAAGACGCCCTCAGAGAAGGACGAATCAGACTCCAGCTGTCCAGACTCAGGACTGAGGACTCGGGTCTGTACCTGTGTGAGGTGGACACAGGTTATGGCCGCGGCTACAACAGCTGCAGAGTCACCGTCTCTA aATCAAAGCCTGAGAAGGATGAAACATCTCAGCAACGTGGAAGTCTCCAACCACCAAATCTGAATGACGAGACCAGAC GCCAAGGAGGAATCGTCATAGCTGTATTCTTCTGTATCTCTGTGTTCCCGTGGGGATTCATGCTTTATCACAATTGTAGAGAACAC AGGAGGACTTCCTCACGCAAAAACACAAGTTCTTGA